The Helianthus annuus cultivar XRQ/B chromosome 11, HanXRQr2.0-SUNRISE, whole genome shotgun sequence region GTGCCTGACCAATCTCCAAACGTCTGAAGCATATACACATTGAAAGAACAAGTGGTCTCTTGAATCACGGTCAGACTTGCATAGAGGGCAACACATAAGACGCAAATTAGTAGCACTACCCGCTTCCCAAATGGCCATCCTGTCTTGCGTTTTCAACTTGTTTTTGATAACCAACCACAAGTGAAACGAATGTCGGGGAATACATTGGCTGAACCAAACCGCACTTGCCCATAAAACCTTATGACACCTATTCCGCAAACAATTCCAAACCTCCCAAGAACTAAAACCTTGAAGATTACCGTCCAAATCTTTCCAGCAAAATCGGTCTTTCGTATTAGGAGAAATCTGAATAGAGCCGATATTTATAAGGACAGGAAAGAGAGTATACCATGCCTGAGGCCATAGCCATTGGCCATCATCCGTGACAATGTCAGCCACCTTAGTGTTTAAAGAAAAACCAGCATTAGCAATAGCTCTAGGGGATATGAATGACCGAATCGGACTACAAGAGCACCAGTTATCACTCCATACGTTTGTTTGCCTGCCACTCCGAATAGACATCCAAAAAAACGAGCGAACACTCGAACGGATAGATAAGAGTTTTCTCCAACCCCAGCTAACATTAGCTCGACATTGAACCTCCCAAAAACTTTGGCCTTTCAGCTTGTACGAGTGGGTCCATTGAACCCAAAGAGAAGGCCGATTGGTGACTAAACTCCAAATATGAGAAGTTAAAAGAGCCTTATTAACATCTATTGTGCTTCGAATACCTAGGCCACCCTCATCTTTAGGCACGCAAACATCCTTCCAGGCAACTTTAGCACGAACCGAGCCAGACTTACCACCATTCCAAAGGAATCTACGAAGACGTTTTTCCAAATCCTTTAAGATACTAGACGGGAGCATCATAATCGATGCCCAATATGAGTATAAAGCCGTGAGGACAGAATTAATAAGCTGGAGCCTCCCTGCAAAAGAGAGAGATTTTGTCATCCAGTTATCAATACGCCTATCCATGCGCTCCAAAAGAGCCTTGCAATCCTTGGCCGAAAGTCTAGTAGAGAACAACGGAACCCCAAGATACCGAACTGGAAACAAACCCTCCTGAAATGGCATAATGTTCATAATTTGATCTTTAATGTGTTGAGGAACATTACTTAAGAATACCGTACTCTTATCCAGATTAGGATACAAGCCCGAGGCCCGAGAAAACTTGTCAAGGGCCTCACGAAGATGCTTAACCGAGCCACTGTCACCATGAGCAAACAGAAACAAGTCATCAGCAAACGAAATACTAATGATCTTCTGCTTCGAGCACCGAGCATGAAACTTAAACGCCGTATGAGACGAAGTTTGATGTAACAGAAGAGTTAAGACTTCCATGACTAGGGTAAATAGATAAGGGGACATAGGATCCCCTTGCCTAAGCCCACGCTTCCCCGCAAAATAACCATGAAGCTCTCCATTAATGCTTAAAGAATATAACACCGTAGAAGCACATGTCATTATCCAATTAACCATTTTATGATGAAACCCAAAACTATGCAGGATAGATTCAAGGAACTGCCAACTGACTGTATCATAGGCCTTTTGAATATCAATCTTGAACGCACATCTAGGGGGCCCTCTATTAAGATGATAATTACGCATTAACTCCTGGGTAAGGAGAATATTATCAgaaattttcctacccggaatGAAAGCCAACTGATTAATACTGACCAAGTGATTCAAACTCCCCTTAATCCTATCCGTTATAATCTTGCTGATACACTTAAACAAAACGTTACAGCAAGAGATTGGCCGGTAGTCTAAAACAGTGTTAGGCGTATCCTTTTTAGGCACCAGAGCAAGAATGGTGTGATTAACTTGTTTTAGAAGCTTACCATTATCAAAGAAATCAAGCACCGCATTAGTCACCTCTTCCCCCACTATATCCCAGGCAGACTTAAAAAACGCGGATGAGAAACCATCCGGGCCAGGGGCCTTATTCTCACCAATGCTGAACATGGCTTTTTTTAAATTCTTCTCTAGTCACTTCTCTAACCATATGGGACGCCATATCTTGGCTCAGGGTGTTAATAAACAAATCCTCCTCATTAAGGTTTTGAACCGGCTGATCGGTACCCAAAAACTTCGAGCAGTGATCCAAAATAGCGGCTGGAGCATCATTACCCTCAAAACAATTACCATGCACATCTTTAATACACTGAATCTTGTTTCTAGCATTCCTACTCTTCACAGAGTTGTGAAAGTAAGAGGTATTCGAGTCACCCGCACAAAGCCACTCAACCTTAGATTTTTGCTTAAGAAAACATTCTTCGTCATAAGCTGCCACTTGGAACTCTTGGAGGCACTTGGCCGCTAAATCACGAGACATAGTATCAAGGGGGTTAGCATCCACCTACTTCTGGAGCTCATCCAGGTCACTACGAAGCCTAGAAACCTTATCATGAAGATTACCTTGCTGATGTAAAAGTTTACGAAAGCAAGGTTTCAGGTTTCTCATTTTCTTGACCACTGAAAACATAGCATAACCCTGCACATCCTTAGCCCATTCAGTAGAAACAAACTGCTTGAATTCTGGTTTAGAAGTTAGGAAGTTTGCAAACTTAAAAGGCTTTGGTTTAGCATGATTAATAGATGGCAGCTTTATAACACACGGAGAGTGGTCCGAGATACGAGCCGGCTGGAATATTGCATAAGCATTCGGAAATAAATCCAAGAACTTAAGATTACCCATGACACGATCAATTTTCTTTAAAATTCCAATACCCTCTTTAGGCTTCTGGTTCCAGGTGTAATGGCAACCATGGTGTGTAATATCCATAATCTCCGCCATTTGAATACAGTCAAAGAATTCTCTCATTCCTATAGTATGGCAAGACGGCCCATAAAGGCAATCTTCCATGTTAAGGGCTGTGTTAAAATCCCCAAGCACCACCCAAGGACACTTTTTAGCAACAATGCTATGCCTACACAAATCCTCCCAAAGCTTCCGATGATCTTGATACTTATTTTCAGCATAAACAAAGGAGCAAAAGAAAACCTTGGACTCCGCTTTAAACCGGATTTGCGTGTGAACAACCTGATCAGATTGGTAGAGGACCATAAGATCAACATCATCCGTATTCCACCCCATAATAATTCTTGTGCCTCGCTGACATAAATTCCCATTAGAAGACCAGCTCCACCTACGAAACACACTCTTGCAAACTTTATGAAGATTATTGACATTAACATGCGTCTCTAAAATAGCACAAACACTCAATTGATTTTCAGCAATAAGTACACGGACTTCGTTTTGTTTCAGGGGACGATTCAAGCCCCTTATATTCCATGTTGCGACACTACCCATTGAAACCCATGGAACCGAGAGTGCTTGCCCCTCAGATTTGCTGCCATTAAGATTGCTACTCATGTATGCCGACATTTCAGTCGGAACAGTCTCTATAACCTCATCATGCATTGCAGTTCCGTTATTTATTCCACCCTTCACCTCAGCCAAACTATTACCCGAAGTATTACCCGCTACTGGGTTGGCATCAGCATCATCATTAGCTAATGCCTGAAAGGAATTAGCCACGTTAACAGCTGGGGAACCATTATTAGGTAGAACCTCCGGCTTTGTTCCAGATGTACCAGGAGCATCTTTATTAGCCTTTGGTTTGTAAACAAACTTagccttttgcttcttttgtggaAACCCATGTTTAGCCATTCTCTTTCGATCAGTAACAAACCCTTCCTCATCTACCACCACCTGCTTTGCCTTATCCTTGATAATTTTGCTACAAGAAGAGTGGTCATGGCCAAATAAGCAACATGTGGGGCAACGTAACGGTTTCCACTCATATTCAACTTTTACTCGTTCCATAATATAACCCTCTTCATCCATTTTAGGAATAGCTAGCGTAATATAATCTTTAAGTTCACTATCCGCATTCACCTCAATCATTGCACGAGCATAACTGCTCCTGCCCCAGTTATCCACACACATATCAGCCGTATAAGAATCAAGCCGTTTCGGGGTACCCAATTTCGAGGCCAACAAGCTTAATCCATCATCCGTGTACACCGAGATTGGGACGTTATGCAGTTTAACCCACAAGGGAATAGTTTTCACACCATCCTTCTTCAAGCTAACCTTTGGGGACCATATATTCATAAATAGAGGAACTTTTCTTATCAACCAAGGACCTCCTTCCAAAACCTTTGTTAACCCATCCCTAGAATCGAACTTGAAAAAAAAGAAACCAGCCGAGTTCAACATTAGCTTTTGAAATCCAAACTTTGCCCAAACGTTCTTTGCATAGTATTCTACTACAGGGAATGGTAAACGACTTCCTAGAAAATAACCATAAAGTACATTCTCAAATTTATCTTGTACCTGTTTAACAACCTCTTTCGGAATAACTAGATCTGCATCTTCCCTGGTTTCTAACGGCTACATAAGTCTGAAGTTGACTTCCCTCTTAATAGTTGCTGAAGACTGAAGTTTCTCCGCATAAGACACCGGCTCCGACGGCGGCCCTTGCTGATTAACCTGACTATCAAGAGTGCTTGTTAACGGCGGAACTTGTACCGTAATTTTCTGCAATTcatcaataatattaataaccCTAGGCTCTTTCTCCACAACACCTCGACGCGGCAGTAAAGGATTCCCATCAATCTTCAACGGCTTGTTAAACAGGCTAGGTTTATCACGCATATCATGCACACTCGTGGAACCCTTAGAAGTAATGAAAATATCCTCATGCATTCTTTCTGAAAACGACTGGAACCCTAAATCCTCCAAACCCATATCACGATTTCTTTCCATGCAAGAATACTGAAAATATAAACCCTAGACGGCAGGAACATGCAACGTAAAGCAACTAACAAGAAAGACGAACACAAACAAAACTCACGGCAACAAGGCAAAAGAAACCCTAGATGAAAAAAACGAAACGAAACCCCTAACTCTGACTGCAAAAGATTAGAAACCAGGATTGAAGTCTagaaaccttactcagaaggatcgaCAACACCCCAATACCTAACCCAGATTGATCAAAATTAAGGTTGAAGAACAAGAACTAGGGCTTCAAAGGAAATCGCCAAAATCGCCTGGGAGCCAGAGAAAAGCCATTTGAACGCTAAGTTGCGTAACTTGTGTGGTTTGTTGCTTTGTTTTCCTAGccttggtatgccaagtctagtaATTGCTTTACGTTGCATGTTCCTAGCCTTGTTTTCCTAGCCTTGGTTTGTTGCTTTGTTTTCCtacccaaaaaaaaaagtaaatatactatattaaaaatgttttcgaactatatataaaatgtttttgaaattatgaatgttgttttgaaaactcatgttatgcatgttgaaaaatcagaacgtaatgggtatgagatttgaaaataaccttagttatctaaccaaaggttcaaaggcacagatgtgcagaaggacgattactcataatttcgctttatttcttgtacttcgtctctagaatgaaacgagtacttaaaattttcgaggaaatcatgagtgatcacttgaaagggagaatcacaagagtagttcataaggaacatagttccttgatgtagatatcatagggaaatgccatacatgtaactacacttgtacatcagaattgcgaacagaaacttttatttatgaacaaggcagattgtttcacaatacaagaaaacataggagacaaaggcataagacagcaacatcttttgcttagccaaatgctcatccaagggttgaatttgcattgacaatcttcgggcagttgttcctgaaatggctcgtctcgCCATAGTTGTAGCAAGCACCAAACGGgaaacgagcttgagtagggttgacttggagttgggtagcagcaaggtttatagcagctttgttctggatagcaaagcggcatatgttaatcaaatgtcccaaccgtccatagtaggtacatttggagcagggtacgaggtttgaatgatgacggttgcatcgtttgcaccatggggcagttcctatctacggcttcctagctggtgtcgctgccacttggctaggtcccgcttgattaggtgtaactgctgcgggtttccttgaagccttacgcttccttgatttcggtgcaggcctgacttctgcttccttcggtgactcttgagtggctacattttttgagacgagacatggcaatgcctagatccacagacttcagtatcacttcgcctatttgctgggcaaatttggctatttgctcggacatttgactgttgctgagatgaagagacattctagaaggaAATGAAAGGCATAGAAAGAAGCAAGTGAAAGGTTATTggataatcaaaacagaatggcaacgcataaaaattgcgatcatttgtttgttacctaaggcaaacaaatgagatggtgacaaatcaaagcaaacgggtcataataatgtattgcTGAAGACccgcttgcctataagtgaacactcaccccaagagttcccaggtaagagtgactggtccgatactgcggatttgtacgaacactctagccttagacagaaaactcagagtacaggcattcactcttccggTTTGCACGTGTTCgcattatttagaacccaaaaccttgatgggattttgaaaacttagaaggCACTAGGCCAacaatcaaactggaagggttcaaaaccatataataaatcatcctagaacagatgattagttttcaaagcggttttgaatttatgttcttgttgtggttgtcgcctaaggataggtgacggtatagttttatgactaaacgcaagtaaactcgcgttagggtcctaggaaggttatagactaggtcaaagcattactaataacctaattccctataaccatgagctctgataccaacttttctatcacaccccgaccacgtaaaacaacaaaacgtggcggaatcatcggggagtgttgtaacagaatcattgtttcataacacatggaaagttgaaatgttgttttattgattaaaagagttacaacgtcttaacaaacaaataagtacaacaaaattaactagtcttgcatcttttattgtcactaaggcccaagtccacctatgtgtatcttgatcaatcctatgcatcatctcctgaaacacatgtgaaaataggtacgtcagcataaaaatgccggcgagtacataggttttattgatttaggattcatgacttataagtttggaaaaaaaaagttgtttagcaaaagtcagtcatgatccttgtagaatgttttgttttgaaaatcatttgaaaagcgataaaaatgatatttataaataaagtataatgtatggttaaatgaataaccaagtaaaatagtttgtaaaataaaatgttttgtaaaacaaagtcttgtgaaaaataggttatttgtgtaaaatgtataagtccaaattgagatatttcaaataacgctacgatatgtaatatgatacaagcacttatatataggaagtaccggcggcgtatccaccatgcttgcatcattttacacacatctcgttacttaaatcacttacccaaacaaaccaccaatgtaaattgcccatgtctaaaccaattgtcaaatgtcattgtgaaaaccatgtaaaaaatgtctatgtcaaatgtcaatcatgtaatgtgtaaacaaaatgtcatgtatggcaagtgaaatatgtatcactaaaccataggtgaaaatgcacaaaacaaagtattgaagtaaaactcagtttaaatcaatattatgttttgtggaaatgcatgctatactgaatacaaacatttatgcggtattgtgaaagtgcatacatccaagccttgcgactgtggtgataaacccctaaacgaatttaaaggtctatctgtctaaatgttttaatcgaattcggtcattccttccatccaaacatacccaggatgtcaggaacgggagttgtcaattcctatggtaccattacctactaacgagcggcgtgatcaaagctaatgaatgtatattgtcccacttaaacaaaccaaatgtcatacccaaaatgtaagcatgtgatgaaatgaaAAATGTACTATGCATGATGAACATTCATAGCATGAAAaggcaatgtaaaacaatgcactaggtATGCACCAATagacatacatagcgtgaaatgtaatgaaaacaatgtactaagtatgcgctaaacgaacatacatagcataaaatgtcatgtaaaacgatgtactaagtatgcacacaatggacatacatagcaaaaacataatgaaatcatgtactaatagtgtactaatgaacatagcaagtatatgatatgaaaacatggaaagcacgaaagtaacaagtaggcacatgtgtttcaccccaaaatgtttgaaaaacagtaaaagaggggactatgtactcacttgagggtgcttagaagtcttgaacaacaaccaagcaaagctagagggatcatgGAATCGAACGGCACCCTATATaaataactacataaataaccggacctaaatcgggggatcggatagtatgaggtttcgtaaaccaaatgagtattggaactcatatgatatggtctagcaaagcctacatactaaaatgaaacctaacctaagtgcttacgacccattacgacccgtttaggtagcttacgctactttaacgcgtcgttcgcgtaaaacgcgttcggaacgcctaactagtcctatgacaagtgatgtatgccttaacatgtctaatattattgtctaatcagtttagatgtcaaaacttaggttacatatgcttaaaatgaatttatgcgtaaaaagggcattttggtaattttcctaaggcataagaattacttatcatacaactacttaaacgacgtgaccataaggtataaccttaaaaagttattttatgtacaactatggtcacctaaagtgtttggtcggatcctaatgatcgaccaaatgggtcgggttcgaaagtataagcgattgattagatcgcttacctttacgaccctaaacaagcacaaatctaaaagcgacgagctaaacatgctagaacatgtttagtaaggttagaaaacaggtttggtatcaaaacaaacggttttgataccctagagtagtttggttacaaaatacgcgaggaaacgcattttggccgaaactacgactcgtcactgagcctagataacgtggaaatcagtaggtatagtcactagggactataaccatcgtgattacgctcatgttatgaagtttaaacgaacttcgcattgaccataaactggtcaatgcagaaagtcaaacgcagtttgactttaacgctaaaacgaacgaaaaacacgaaagaatacttacagaaggtccccgcaagatttaacccgattcgcttttaggtaggaagtatatacttccacttagaaagctttgaatcagattaaatgtgggaaatgaatgaagttgggttgggtatttatagatttccttgaaccgttacgatcgttcgtcgaaaatcgtgatttaatctcaaccgtacacatgtgcccatggttttgtaataccATGGGCACCCCTAGAATGGCCCATAGTAATTTATAAACCATTAAATATCAGcacatggttttgcaaaaccatgggttaaaaccatcaacctttcaaaattggactaggttcattgaatctagtcagaaatttcaaaaatggaccctgcacttgtaaaacttgattttttttgcacttttaagttccgttaaccccatttcaaggatctaaaataaagttaacgtATAGGgatcttaaaatatgctcaaaacatctcggatgtcggttcgtttggtcgtacggttgcgtgttcggataattacgacggaaatcgtaatgaacgcaaaaacgatccaaattacgcgacgaatggaattttatcatgccaatcactaaaataaaatattttaatgattacataaatttttggatgtccggatgtattcagaacgtaagttatgcgcgaaaatgcaaacttatgcactttttgacgcttttagtccctcaatgaccaaaaagtttattttagcacaccgaatacctcaaagcctatttctaagctatgtaaaggatatttagggtatgtttaacttatggtcaagttctggaaggttcgttacagttcaaattggcatactttcgtagtttgtcgaatttagtccctataagcgaataaacttgatttcggcataccaaaccttctaaaacttatttctaagttatgtaaaggttatttgaggtatgttaagcctatgtcactattccggagtgtttgttgcattaaactggttatatttacgcatcagtgcgcttatatccctccagaaagcgatctaaagcccgaaatcgaacaagagttgatatgtgcaaatgatacacatgtttatacaaatcccaagtatgaaatacaatatttcattggtttggtatttgtttgatggctgaagtgacacaggtgtcacacgtacgaccaaacgaaccgacatccgagatgtttttgagcacattccatgttccctatactttaacttcatcttagagccttgaaatgaggttaacgggggtTAAACGCGTCGAAAAACAAGTTTGGAGCGTGCAAGGACTGTTTCTGCCAAAAATAAAATTCTGATCTGAGGGCGTGGCCGGCGCGACAGCCTAAGGCAGTATCCGTCGCGGGTAGCCAAAACCCTATCtggacagaaacattgaatctggtccaaACAGCTGAATTTGATGGTTTTGTTGCTTTGTTtttcaataccatttgatggttttcatGCTCCCATTGTATTTCAAACCTTGGGCCCAAGTGTAAGGTCATGATCAAAGCCcggtttacgaggaacgatcctaacggttatgggttttctataaatacccaacaccCTCATTCTCATTCCTCATAATCTGATTCAAATAGCTCTAAGTTGGGGTTTAACATCTTATACCTGAGCAATTTGGATCAAGATTTCCTTGCTTGGACTCTTTGTAGTATTCCTTcatgcttttatgcgtttttaagcaggaaagtcaaacagtgtttgactttctgctttgaccagtctttggtcaacacgaaggtcgtttgaacttcgcaacgtgagcgtaatcacgatggtcatagttcCATGTGACTATActtactgattaccacgttgattaggtgtagtgacgagtcatagtttcggtcaaaatgcgtattttgcaaccaaactattcttgggtatcaagaccctttgttttgatatcaaacttgttttcaaacttcgttaaacatgtttcaacatgtttaactcgtcactttaggtttagtgcttatatagggtcgtaagataagcggtctaaacaaccgcttagactttcgaacccaacccgcttggtcgatcattaggatccgaccaaacatgttttgtgaccatagttgtatagggaataaccttccgaggttataccttatggt contains the following coding sequences:
- the LOC110888181 gene encoding uncharacterized protein LOC110888181, with protein sequence MLNSAGFFFFKFDSRDGLTKVLEGGPWLIRKVPLFMNIWSPKVSLKKDGVKTIPLWVKLHNVPISVYTDDGLSLLASKLGTPKRLDSYTADMCVDNWGRSSYARAMIEVNADSELKDYITLAIPKMDEEGYIMERVKVEYEWKPLRCPTCCLFGHDHSSCSKIIKDKAKQVVVDEEGFVTDRKRMAKHGFPQKKQKAKFVYKPKANKDAPGTSGTKPEVLPNNGSPAVNVANSFQALANDDADANPVAGNTSGNSLAEVKGGINNGTAMHDEVIETVPTEMSAYMSSNLNGSKSEGQALSVPWVSMGSVATWNIRGLNRPLKQNEVRVLIAENQLSVCAILETHVNVNNLHKVCKSVFRRWSWSSNGNLCQRGTRIIMGWNTDDVDLMVLYQSDQVVHTQIRFKAESKVFFCSFVYAENKYQDHRKLWEDLCRHSIVAKKCPWVVLGDFNTALNMEDCLYGPSCHTIGMREFFDCIQMAEIMDITHHGCHYTWNQKPKEGIGILKKIDRVMGNLKFLDLFPNAYAIFQPARISDHSPCVIKLPSINHAKPKPFKFANFLTSKPEFKQFVSTEWAKDVQGYAMFSVVKKMRNLKPCFRKLLHQQGNLHDKVSRLRSDLDELQK